From the Erythrolamprus reginae isolate rEryReg1 chromosome Z, rEryReg1.hap1, whole genome shotgun sequence genome, one window contains:
- the GOSR2 gene encoding Golgi SNAP receptor complex member 2 isoform X1: MEVLYHQTNKQIHEVQSYMGRLETSDKESVHLVENEIQARIDRIFSNLDRLEIFCNKEHPNKRQNAKLRVDQLKYDIQHLQTGLRNFQHRRYAREQQERQREELLTRTFTTNDSDTTIPIDETLQFNESLQNAHRGMDDLIGSGTSILQGLRDQRVTLKGTHKKIMDVANMLGLSNTVMRLIEKRAFQDKYFMIGGMLVTCIIMFLVVQYLT, translated from the exons gcaGATCCATGAAGTTCAATCGTACATGGGCCGTTTGGAAACCTCAGACAAGGAATCTGTACatt TGGTAGAAAATGAAATTCAGGCACGAATAGACAGAATTTTTAGCAATCTAGACCGGCTGGAAATCTTCTGCAACAAGGAACATCCAAACAAGCGGCAGAATGCCAAACT GCGGGTTGACCAGTTGAAATATGACATTCAGCACCTACAGACAGGCTTGCGAAATTTCCAGCATCGTCGCTATGCACGGGAGCAGCAAGAAAGACAACGTGAGGAGCTTCTGACTCGAACGTTCACCACTAAT GATTCTGACACCACCATTCCAATTGATGAAACATTACAATTTAATGAATCCCTTCAAAATGCACACCGTGGCATGGATGATCTTATTGGCAGCGGAACCAGCATCTTACAGGGCCTGAGGGATCAGAGAGTGACATTAAAG GGCACCCACAAGAAAATAATGGATGTTGCCAATATGCTTGGTTTATCTAACACAGTCATGCGTCTCATTGAGAAACGTGCCTTCCAGGATAAGTACTTCATGATTGGTGGCATGCTTGTGACGTGCATAATCATGTTCCTTGTAGTGCAATATCTCACTTGA
- the GOSR2 gene encoding Golgi SNAP receptor complex member 2 isoform X3, producing the protein MEVLYHQTNKQIHEVQSYMGRLETSDKESVHLVENEIQARIDRIFSNLDRLEIFCNKEHPNKRQNAKLRVDQLKYDIQHLQTGLRNFQHRRYAREQQERQREELLTRTFTTNGTHKKIMDVANMLGLSNTVMRLIEKRAFQDKYFMIGGMLVTCIIMFLVVQYLT; encoded by the exons gcaGATCCATGAAGTTCAATCGTACATGGGCCGTTTGGAAACCTCAGACAAGGAATCTGTACatt TGGTAGAAAATGAAATTCAGGCACGAATAGACAGAATTTTTAGCAATCTAGACCGGCTGGAAATCTTCTGCAACAAGGAACATCCAAACAAGCGGCAGAATGCCAAACT GCGGGTTGACCAGTTGAAATATGACATTCAGCACCTACAGACAGGCTTGCGAAATTTCCAGCATCGTCGCTATGCACGGGAGCAGCAAGAAAGACAACGTGAGGAGCTTCTGACTCGAACGTTCACCACTAAT GGCACCCACAAGAAAATAATGGATGTTGCCAATATGCTTGGTTTATCTAACACAGTCATGCGTCTCATTGAGAAACGTGCCTTCCAGGATAAGTACTTCATGATTGGTGGCATGCTTGTGACGTGCATAATCATGTTCCTTGTAGTGCAATATCTCACTTGA
- the GOSR2 gene encoding Golgi SNAP receptor complex member 2 isoform X2, translated as MGRLETSDKESVHLVENEIQARIDRIFSNLDRLEIFCNKEHPNKRQNAKLRVDQLKYDIQHLQTGLRNFQHRRYAREQQERQREELLTRTFTTNDSDTTIPIDETLQFNESLQNAHRGMDDLIGSGTSILQGLRDQRVTLKGTHKKIMDVANMLGLSNTVMRLIEKRAFQDKYFMIGGMLVTCIIMFLVVQYLT; from the exons ATGGGCCGTTTGGAAACCTCAGACAAGGAATCTGTACatt TGGTAGAAAATGAAATTCAGGCACGAATAGACAGAATTTTTAGCAATCTAGACCGGCTGGAAATCTTCTGCAACAAGGAACATCCAAACAAGCGGCAGAATGCCAAACT GCGGGTTGACCAGTTGAAATATGACATTCAGCACCTACAGACAGGCTTGCGAAATTTCCAGCATCGTCGCTATGCACGGGAGCAGCAAGAAAGACAACGTGAGGAGCTTCTGACTCGAACGTTCACCACTAAT GATTCTGACACCACCATTCCAATTGATGAAACATTACAATTTAATGAATCCCTTCAAAATGCACACCGTGGCATGGATGATCTTATTGGCAGCGGAACCAGCATCTTACAGGGCCTGAGGGATCAGAGAGTGACATTAAAG GGCACCCACAAGAAAATAATGGATGTTGCCAATATGCTTGGTTTATCTAACACAGTCATGCGTCTCATTGAGAAACGTGCCTTCCAGGATAAGTACTTCATGATTGGTGGCATGCTTGTGACGTGCATAATCATGTTCCTTGTAGTGCAATATCTCACTTGA